In Mycobacterium stomatepiae, the following are encoded in one genomic region:
- a CDS encoding cytochrome P450 has protein sequence MTVRAAPTSVFDANLPTVTYDALETPAEVYPRLRAPQQQAPIALGPFGPEVLSYHLVRSILRDSRFQIPPGLNLIVQGITSGPLWDKVVNSLLCLEGEAHHRLRSLTSKAFTPRATLRLHDTMVDLMNELVDRVADAGRCDVVADIARPYPVPIICALLGAPREDWQQFSLWADEVFKAFSFTVDVADIEPQVMRAWDELDDYVDDMVARRRRSLTDDLLSDLIRAEDDGDRLNAGELRMLAGGLLLAGTDTTRNQVAAAVQVLCEHPDQWQLLTEQPELAMRAVDETMRHSPIVCGTLRMVTEDAEIDGYVFPAGTAVLVNTLAANRDPAVYDDPDRVDITREGAPAILTFGGGVHYCLGANLARREIAEALIVLTQRLVNPRTAGPAPWKPMVTLSGPTTLPIEFEVAP, from the coding sequence ATGACCGTACGTGCGGCTCCCACAAGCGTTTTCGATGCCAATCTTCCGACCGTCACGTACGACGCTCTGGAAACACCGGCAGAGGTCTATCCGCGTCTTCGAGCCCCCCAGCAGCAGGCCCCCATCGCGTTGGGGCCGTTCGGGCCCGAAGTGCTCTCGTACCACCTGGTGCGATCGATATTGCGCGATAGTCGTTTCCAGATACCGCCCGGCTTGAACCTGATTGTCCAGGGGATCACCTCAGGCCCGTTGTGGGACAAGGTGGTCAACAGCCTGCTGTGCCTGGAGGGTGAGGCGCACCATCGGCTCCGCAGTCTGACGTCCAAAGCATTCACACCGCGCGCGACCCTGCGCCTGCACGACACCATGGTCGACCTGATGAACGAGCTGGTCGATCGGGTGGCCGACGCGGGCCGGTGCGACGTCGTCGCCGATATCGCGCGGCCGTACCCGGTCCCGATCATTTGTGCGCTCCTCGGTGCGCCCCGCGAGGACTGGCAGCAATTCTCGTTGTGGGCCGACGAGGTATTCAAGGCATTCAGCTTCACGGTCGACGTTGCCGACATCGAGCCCCAAGTCATGCGCGCCTGGGATGAGCTCGACGACTACGTCGACGACATGGTGGCCCGGCGCCGACGCAGCCTCACCGACGATCTGCTTTCCGACCTGATCCGCGCCGAGGACGACGGCGACCGCCTCAACGCCGGCGAGCTGCGCATGCTTGCCGGGGGGCTGCTGCTGGCGGGCACGGACACCACCCGCAACCAGGTGGCCGCCGCGGTACAGGTACTCTGCGAACACCCGGATCAGTGGCAGTTGCTCACGGAGCAACCCGAACTGGCGATGCGCGCCGTCGACGAGACGATGAGGCACTCGCCGATCGTGTGCGGAACTCTTCGCATGGTGACCGAAGACGCCGAGATCGATGGGTACGTCTTTCCCGCCGGCACGGCGGTGTTGGTGAATACCCTTGCGGCCAACCGCGATCCGGCCGTTTATGACGATCCCGACCGCGTCGACATCACCCGCGAGGGCGCCCCGGCGATTTTGACCTTCGGCGGCGGGGTCCATTACTGCCTGGGCGCCAACCTGGCCAGGCGCGAAATCGCCGAGGCGCTCATCGTGCTCACCCAGCGTTTGGTGAATCCGCGGACCGCCGGTCCGGCGCCCTGGAAACCGATGGTGACCCTCAGCGGGCCGACGACATTACCCATCGAATTCGAAGTCGCACCATAG
- the galT gene encoding galactose-1-phosphate uridylyltransferase, with the protein MTAPTRAKLADGRDLLFFALPGHSPEPVADRRPLPERNPDQSQLRFDRSTGQWVIIAALRQDRTYKPPADQCPLCPGPTGSTSEVPAPDYDVVVFENRFPSLSGAGQPMGAPTGDGFVAAPGHGRTEVICFSSDHTGSFSALPPAHARLVVDAWRHRTADLLATAGIEQVFCFENRGEEIGVTLSHPHGQIYGYPYLTPRTATMLEQAREHRKHHGNNLFASLLAHEVADGSRIVARSELFTAFVPFAARWPVEVHIYPNRFVRNLVELTDDELDAFARLYLDVLGRFDRMYSAPLPYISALHQYADTEAQADGYFHVELMSIRRSATKLKYLAASESAMGAFIGDVMPESVAQRLRELA; encoded by the coding sequence GTGACAGCGCCGACGCGGGCGAAACTGGCCGACGGCCGTGACCTGTTGTTCTTCGCCTTGCCCGGGCACTCTCCGGAGCCGGTCGCCGATCGCAGACCCTTGCCGGAGCGCAACCCGGACCAGTCGCAATTGCGGTTCGACCGGTCGACCGGACAGTGGGTGATCATCGCCGCGCTGCGCCAAGACCGCACCTACAAGCCGCCCGCCGACCAGTGCCCGCTATGCCCGGGCCCTACCGGATCGACCAGCGAGGTGCCCGCGCCGGACTACGACGTGGTCGTTTTCGAAAACCGGTTCCCGAGCCTGTCGGGCGCCGGACAGCCGATGGGTGCGCCCACCGGCGACGGCTTCGTCGCGGCGCCCGGGCACGGCCGCACCGAAGTGATCTGTTTCTCCAGCGACCACACCGGTTCGTTCTCGGCGTTGCCGCCGGCGCACGCACGGCTGGTGGTCGATGCCTGGCGGCACCGCACCGCCGACCTGCTGGCCACCGCGGGCATCGAGCAGGTCTTCTGCTTCGAGAATCGTGGTGAGGAAATCGGGGTCACGCTGAGCCATCCGCATGGCCAGATCTACGGCTACCCGTATCTGACGCCACGCACCGCCACCATGCTGGAGCAGGCTCGTGAACATCGAAAGCACCACGGTAACAACCTCTTTGCCAGCCTGCTGGCGCACGAGGTTGCCGACGGTAGCCGCATCGTCGCGCGCAGCGAGCTGTTCACGGCGTTCGTGCCGTTCGCGGCCCGTTGGCCGGTCGAGGTGCACATCTACCCGAACAGGTTCGTGCGCAACCTTGTCGAATTGACCGACGACGAGCTGGACGCGTTCGCCCGGCTTTACCTCGACGTGCTGGGCCGCTTCGACCGGATGTATTCGGCTCCGCTGCCCTACATTTCGGCACTGCATCAGTACGCCGACACCGAGGCCCAGGCCGACGGCTATTTCCACGTCGAGTTGATGTCGATCCGGCGCAGTGCCACCAAGCTCAAGTACTTGGCGGCCTCCGAGTCGGCGATGGGCGCATTCATCGGCGACGTCATGCCCGAAAGCGTGGCCCAGCGATTGCGTGAACTCGCATGA
- a CDS encoding SDR family oxidoreductase has product MKISGNTIFIPGSTSGIGLALALRLQAKGNTVIVGGRRTELLEQIAAEHAGIDTVRIDTADSASIRSAAAEVLARHPDLNVVIAMAGIMKVEDWHHPDTFLATAEATITTNVLGPIRLIAAFVEHLQNQPAATIITVSSGLAFAPLRVTPSYNASKAAIHMLGESVRLQLSDTSVEVKELVPPSVQTELMPGQSHNAAAMPLDEFLDEVIQLLENEPDRKEIQVERVKFLRYGEARGDQDKVIAALNANDPHGK; this is encoded by the coding sequence ATGAAAATCTCCGGCAACACCATTTTCATTCCGGGCTCCACCAGCGGGATCGGTCTGGCACTGGCACTACGGTTGCAGGCCAAGGGCAACACAGTCATCGTCGGGGGCCGCCGGACCGAGTTGCTCGAGCAGATCGCCGCCGAACATGCCGGTATCGACACGGTGCGGATCGATACCGCCGACTCGGCGAGTATCCGCTCGGCCGCCGCGGAAGTGCTGGCACGGCATCCCGACCTCAACGTCGTCATCGCGATGGCGGGCATCATGAAGGTCGAGGACTGGCATCACCCCGACACGTTCCTCGCGACCGCCGAAGCGACGATCACCACCAACGTGCTCGGCCCCATTCGCCTGATCGCGGCGTTCGTCGAGCATCTGCAAAACCAGCCGGCCGCAACCATCATCACGGTCTCGTCGGGCCTGGCCTTCGCACCGCTGCGGGTCACCCCCAGTTACAACGCCTCCAAGGCCGCCATTCACATGCTCGGCGAGTCAGTACGGCTGCAGCTGTCCGATACCTCGGTCGAGGTCAAAGAACTCGTGCCGCCGTCGGTGCAAACCGAATTGATGCCCGGACAGAGCCACAACGCCGCCGCGATGCCGCTCGACGAGTTTCTCGACGAGGTCATCCAGCTGCTGGAAAACGAACCCGACCGCAAGGAGATTCAGGTCGAGCGGGTCAAGTTCCTGCGCTACGGCGAAGCCCGCGGCGACCAAGACAAAGTGATCGCCGCACTCAATGCCAACGACCCGCACGGCAAATAG
- a CDS encoding GH92 family glycosyl hydrolase, whose translation MKSRTVLTALIAVAAVFMTFVAAAPPIAYDGEPAFVTNPAEHVDTLIGTGTGGQTVGEINNFPGASVPFGMVQYSPDTVANYAGYNYHNPRSTGFSMTHASVGCAAFGDVSMLPTTGSSDTQPWNASERIAHDDTEQGEPGYYTVRFPDTGVTAELTATTRTGVGRFSFPHNGRPAVIQVRSGASLAGNSRAAIQIGEDNTTISGWATSGGFCGKNNTYTVYFAMKFNQPFTSYGTWDGYSVYAGERTAVSPYSGGYVSFPAGSVVEARTAISYVGIDGAWANLAAEGAPGFDEVRAAALSEWNAALTCISVAGRNTDDLDTFYTALYRSLLHPNTFNDTDGRYIGFDGLIREVAKGHTQYANFSDWDTYRSLAPLQGLLFPRQASDMAQSLVNDAEQSASFPRWSFANSATGEMSGDNVVPLIVNLYMYGARDFDVGKALRYMVNAATTGGVGLNGYVERPGIATYLQFGYAPFTFEFRTDGWIADASITLEWSVDDFAISRFADSLGDTATAAEFQDRSQYWQNLFNPTTRYVSPRDVTGVFPSGPGFVDSPSTFGQIGYDEGNAEQYVWWVPHNVAALATALGGRQAVAARLDRFTKKLNVGPNEPYLWAGNEPGFGVPWLYNYIGQPWKTQLTVDRVRGLFGPTPDGEPGNDDLGALSSWYVWAALGVYPGTPGTPILTVNTPLFDRAVIRLPAGNSIRVTAPGASGPHHLKYLSGLDVDGKPTDRTFVPESLIRTGGELAFSLAAHPDRGWGSGESSAPPSFGAGGAAVTINASRPVVAIAPGSTGGVKVDAQRMVANSDGYRITGTSVTAGITTAPISGQFASDGSAAVTVPVTVARSVPEGNYLVVLTATVGESVRKATVVVAAQADNDGS comes from the coding sequence ATGAAGTCACGAACGGTCCTCACGGCACTCATTGCGGTGGCGGCTGTCTTCATGACGTTTGTCGCGGCCGCGCCACCCATCGCCTACGACGGTGAACCGGCGTTCGTGACGAATCCGGCCGAGCACGTGGACACGCTCATCGGGACGGGCACGGGTGGGCAGACGGTAGGCGAGATCAACAACTTTCCCGGCGCGTCCGTGCCATTCGGGATGGTGCAGTATTCGCCGGACACGGTCGCGAACTACGCCGGGTACAACTATCACAACCCACGCTCGACAGGTTTCAGCATGACGCACGCGTCGGTGGGCTGTGCGGCATTCGGGGACGTTTCGATGTTACCGACCACGGGCTCGAGCGACACGCAACCTTGGAATGCCTCGGAGCGGATAGCCCACGACGACACGGAACAGGGCGAGCCGGGCTACTACACCGTGAGGTTCCCCGACACCGGAGTGACCGCGGAACTCACCGCCACCACCCGTACCGGCGTCGGTCGGTTCAGCTTCCCGCACAATGGTCGCCCGGCGGTAATCCAAGTGCGTTCCGGCGCGTCGCTGGCGGGCAACTCTCGCGCGGCCATCCAGATCGGCGAGGACAACACCACCATCAGCGGATGGGCGACCAGCGGTGGGTTCTGCGGCAAGAACAATACCTACACAGTGTATTTCGCGATGAAGTTCAACCAACCGTTCACCTCTTACGGCACTTGGGACGGCTATTCGGTCTACGCCGGCGAGCGCACCGCGGTGTCGCCCTATAGCGGCGGCTACGTGAGTTTCCCGGCCGGCTCGGTGGTCGAAGCTCGCACCGCGATCTCGTATGTCGGTATCGACGGGGCGTGGGCAAATCTGGCTGCCGAGGGGGCCCCGGGCTTCGACGAAGTGCGAGCCGCCGCACTCTCGGAGTGGAACGCGGCGCTGACGTGTATCTCGGTGGCCGGCAGAAACACCGACGACCTCGACACCTTCTATACCGCCCTTTACCGATCTCTGTTGCATCCCAACACATTCAATGACACGGACGGACGCTACATAGGATTTGACGGCCTCATCCGCGAAGTAGCTAAGGGGCATACCCAGTACGCGAACTTTTCCGACTGGGATACCTACCGCAGTCTGGCGCCCCTTCAGGGATTGCTCTTTCCAAGGCAAGCCAGCGATATGGCGCAATCGCTCGTCAACGACGCCGAGCAAAGCGCATCGTTCCCGCGTTGGTCATTTGCGAATTCGGCAACCGGTGAGATGAGCGGGGACAATGTGGTGCCCCTCATCGTCAACCTCTACATGTACGGAGCGCGTGACTTCGATGTCGGAAAGGCATTGCGCTACATGGTGAATGCGGCGACGACAGGTGGGGTTGGGCTGAACGGATACGTCGAAAGGCCGGGGATCGCCACCTACCTGCAGTTCGGCTACGCACCATTTACGTTCGAATTCCGCACCGATGGCTGGATCGCCGACGCGTCGATCACACTCGAGTGGTCGGTCGACGATTTCGCCATCTCCCGATTCGCCGACTCGCTCGGTGACACCGCGACCGCCGCCGAATTCCAGGACCGATCGCAGTACTGGCAGAACCTGTTCAATCCGACCACCCGCTATGTGTCTCCACGCGACGTGACGGGAGTTTTTCCCTCTGGCCCTGGATTCGTGGATTCCCCTTCGACTTTCGGTCAAATCGGATACGACGAAGGCAACGCGGAGCAGTACGTCTGGTGGGTACCGCACAACGTAGCCGCCCTGGCGACAGCGCTCGGCGGTCGCCAGGCGGTGGCCGCCCGACTGGATCGTTTCACCAAAAAACTCAACGTCGGCCCCAATGAGCCGTATCTCTGGGCCGGCAACGAGCCGGGCTTCGGGGTGCCCTGGCTCTACAACTACATCGGCCAGCCGTGGAAGACTCAGCTCACGGTCGACCGGGTGCGCGGCCTATTCGGGCCCACACCAGATGGTGAGCCGGGCAACGACGATCTCGGCGCGCTCTCCAGCTGGTATGTCTGGGCTGCGCTCGGCGTTTATCCCGGAACTCCGGGAACACCGATTCTCACCGTCAACACGCCGCTCTTTGATCGCGCCGTAATAAGGCTGCCGGCAGGCAATTCCATCCGGGTCACCGCACCGGGGGCCTCCGGACCACACCATCTGAAGTACCTCAGCGGCCTCGACGTCGACGGCAAGCCCACCGACCGCACCTTTGTGCCAGAGTCGCTCATCCGCACCGGCGGGGAACTCGCGTTCTCCCTCGCCGCTCACCCGGACAGAGGCTGGGGCTCCGGCGAGTCCTCGGCGCCACCATCGTTCGGCGCGGGCGGGGCGGCGGTGACCATCAATGCGTCGCGCCCCGTCGTCGCGATCGCTCCCGGAAGTACGGGCGGCGTTAAAGTCGACGCCCAACGGATGGTCGCCAATTCCGATGGCTACCGCATCACCGGCACGTCCGTCACCGCCGGGATCACGACTGCACCCATCTCCGGACAGTTCGCATCCGACGGATCGGCCGCCGTTACGGTCCCGGTCACGGTGGCACGGTCGGTTCCCGAGGGCAATTATCTCGTCGTTCTGACCGCCACAGTCGGCGAGAGTGTCCGAAAGGCGACCGTCGTGGTCGCCGCGCAAGCCGACAACGACGGGTCGTGA
- a CDS encoding TetR/AcrR family transcriptional regulator encodes MPRPPNPDVRRRLLAAGLELIHARGFAASGVKDITDAAGVPKGSFYAYFSSKEAFAAAILEHYWSDIEARLLPILEADELAQRRITRFFHALADEHESSEFLLGCLVGNLSLELAGSSEPVRAELVRILRRWDTALTACVRSGQDGSGDIRGDVDAAELASLLIESWEGATLRGKVTRSRDPYQRFETITVPALLG; translated from the coding sequence ATGCCCCGGCCGCCGAATCCCGATGTGCGCCGGCGCCTGCTCGCGGCGGGCCTCGAGCTCATCCATGCGCGCGGCTTTGCCGCCAGTGGCGTCAAGGACATCACCGATGCGGCCGGCGTGCCGAAAGGTTCGTTCTACGCATACTTTTCGAGCAAAGAGGCCTTCGCGGCGGCGATCCTCGAGCACTATTGGTCCGATATCGAAGCACGCCTGCTGCCCATACTCGAGGCGGATGAGCTGGCGCAGCGACGCATCACGCGGTTCTTCCATGCGCTCGCCGACGAACACGAGTCGAGTGAGTTCCTGCTTGGGTGCCTGGTCGGCAACCTCTCGCTCGAACTGGCCGGTTCCAGCGAACCGGTGCGCGCCGAACTTGTCCGCATTCTTCGGCGCTGGGACACGGCGCTGACGGCGTGCGTACGTTCCGGCCAGGACGGCTCCGGCGACATCCGCGGCGACGTCGATGCCGCCGAACTCGCCTCCCTGCTGATCGAGTCGTGGGAGGGCGCCACCCTGCGGGGGAAGGTCACCCGCAGCCGTGACCCGTACCAGCGGTTCGAGACGATCACCGTGCCGGCCCTGCTGGGCTGA
- a CDS encoding adenylate/guanylate cyclase domain-containing protein: MVASNFEPRTAAIAPNQPWHKLLTEGHAPLVRARRVFRYLPSAPRCKVCNNPFGGAGGRLFAVAGFSPSRKNPNLCSRCCDALPPGGAEVDVAVLFADIRGSTALCQRGIAADFAALLNRFYAAATQTLLRHDAVIDKLIGDEVMAFFVRGISGPDYRRRAVVAGIELLEAVGYSGGERPWLQLGVAVNAGVAYVGNIGAAVVDFTALGDPVNLSARMQQHAAGGELLVASGVADDMMEMSPRRRLNLRGYDRPIEAYALKV, translated from the coding sequence ATGGTTGCCAGCAATTTCGAGCCCAGGACCGCCGCGATAGCGCCAAACCAGCCGTGGCACAAGCTGTTAACGGAAGGTCACGCCCCACTGGTACGGGCGCGGCGGGTGTTCCGCTACCTGCCTTCGGCGCCCCGGTGCAAGGTGTGCAACAACCCATTTGGGGGCGCGGGCGGACGTCTTTTCGCCGTGGCCGGCTTCAGCCCGTCGCGTAAGAACCCGAATCTGTGCAGTCGCTGTTGTGACGCGCTGCCCCCGGGTGGCGCCGAGGTGGATGTCGCGGTGCTGTTCGCCGACATCCGTGGTTCCACGGCGCTGTGCCAGCGCGGCATCGCGGCGGACTTCGCCGCACTGCTCAACCGGTTCTATGCCGCCGCGACGCAGACGCTGCTGCGGCACGATGCGGTGATCGACAAATTGATCGGCGACGAGGTCATGGCGTTCTTTGTGCGCGGGATCAGCGGACCGGACTACCGGCGTCGCGCGGTTGTGGCGGGCATAGAGCTGCTCGAAGCCGTCGGCTATAGCGGCGGCGAGAGGCCTTGGCTTCAGCTGGGTGTCGCGGTCAACGCGGGCGTCGCGTACGTCGGCAACATCGGCGCGGCGGTCGTCGATTTCACCGCGCTCGGCGACCCGGTCAACCTCTCCGCCCGGATGCAACAACACGCCGCCGGCGGGGAACTGCTCGTCGCATCCGGAGTGGCCGACGACATGATGGAGATGTCGCCGCGACGGCGGTTGAACCTGCGCGGGTACGACCGGCCGATCGAGGCGTACGCGCTCAAGGTGTGA
- a CDS encoding galactokinase, whose protein sequence is MTVRHAAPGRINLIGEHTDYNLGFALPIALPERTVVAFTPDRGDAITVRSDRADDAVRIPLGTVPGDLDGWASYVAGVVWALRQAGHPVPGGAMSIASDVQMGSGLSSSAALECAVLGALTTVAGVRIDRKDQARLAQRAENEYVGAPTGLLDQLSAMFGEPSTALLIDFRDVTVEPVAFDPDACGIALLLIDSRARHRHAGGEYAARRASCERVAAALAVSSLREVQDRGLSVLARVSDPVDVRRARHVLTENQRVLDFVAALRDSDFTVAGQIMTASHASMRDDFEITTEHIDLIADTAVGAGALGARMTGGGFGGCVIALVPADHAEAVSEAVRSAVSDAGFELPTITRTRAAAGAEPA, encoded by the coding sequence ATGACGGTCCGCCATGCGGCGCCGGGCCGGATCAACCTGATCGGCGAGCATACCGACTACAACCTCGGATTCGCGCTGCCGATCGCGCTCCCAGAACGCACCGTCGTGGCCTTTACTCCCGACCGCGGCGACGCCATCACCGTGCGCAGCGATCGGGCGGACGACGCGGTTCGCATTCCGCTGGGCACCGTTCCCGGGGACCTGGACGGCTGGGCGAGTTACGTCGCCGGAGTGGTGTGGGCGCTGCGCCAGGCCGGTCACCCGGTGCCGGGTGGGGCGATGTCCATCGCCAGCGACGTGCAGATGGGGTCGGGCTTGTCGTCGTCGGCGGCGCTGGAATGCGCGGTGCTGGGCGCGCTGACAACGGTCGCCGGTGTCCGCATCGACAGAAAGGACCAGGCGCGGCTGGCCCAGCGCGCCGAGAACGAATACGTCGGTGCCCCAACAGGTTTGCTTGACCAACTGTCCGCAATGTTCGGCGAGCCGTCGACCGCGCTGCTGATCGACTTCCGTGATGTCACCGTCGAGCCGGTGGCTTTCGACCCCGACGCGTGCGGCATCGCGCTGCTGCTGATCGACTCCCGCGCGCGGCATCGGCATGCCGGCGGCGAATACGCGGCCCGGCGGGCGTCGTGCGAACGGGTGGCCGCCGCGCTCGCGGTGTCGTCACTGCGTGAAGTTCAAGACCGCGGACTCTCGGTGTTGGCGCGGGTTAGCGATCCGGTCGACGTCCGGCGGGCCCGTCATGTGCTGACCGAGAATCAGCGTGTCCTCGATTTCGTTGCTGCGCTGCGTGATTCGGACTTCACCGTGGCCGGCCAGATCATGACCGCCTCGCACGCGTCGATGCGGGACGACTTCGAAATCACCACCGAGCACATCGATCTGATCGCCGACACCGCGGTCGGTGCTGGTGCCCTGGGCGCCCGGATGACCGGCGGCGGCTTCGGGGGTTGTGTGATCGCCTTGGTGCCGGCCGACCACGCAGAGGCGGTGAGCGAGGCGGTGCGAAGCGCGGTGTCCGACGCTGGGTTCGAGCTGCCGACGATCACCCGAACCCGTGCGGCTGCCGGCGCGGAGCCCGCGTAG
- a CDS encoding FkbM family methyltransferase, translating into MSAGERADGDGKNSAFWDLVTPQRLTEVVDVGANPIESEPPYTPMLAAGLCRVTGFEPQAEPLHTLQSREGRQERYLPHAVGDGESHILNVCQGSGMTSLLELDPAALEVFEYLKLLGRVVERVPVKAHKLDDIAEIEHVDFLKIDIQGGELAVFRGGTARLAETVAIQTEISFVTLYKDQPTLGDIDSELRSQGFIPHCFPEVKLWPISPCVDPRQPINQLLEADIVYVRDFTHPDSMSDEQLKHLALIAHYCYWSFDLARRCLTLLEHRKAVPAGTDQRYRKLLMAN; encoded by the coding sequence GTGAGCGCGGGCGAGCGGGCAGATGGCGATGGCAAGAACTCGGCGTTCTGGGACCTGGTCACCCCGCAACGTCTCACCGAGGTGGTCGACGTTGGCGCGAATCCGATCGAGTCCGAGCCGCCGTACACGCCGATGCTCGCCGCGGGACTATGTCGGGTAACGGGATTCGAGCCGCAGGCCGAACCGCTGCACACGCTGCAGAGCCGCGAAGGCCGCCAGGAGCGCTACCTGCCGCACGCCGTGGGCGATGGCGAATCGCACATACTCAACGTGTGTCAGGGATCCGGAATGACAAGCCTGCTCGAACTGGACCCGGCGGCGCTGGAGGTGTTCGAGTACCTCAAGCTGCTGGGGCGAGTTGTCGAACGCGTACCCGTGAAAGCGCACAAGCTCGATGACATTGCCGAGATCGAACACGTCGACTTCTTGAAGATAGACATCCAAGGAGGCGAACTCGCGGTATTCCGTGGCGGCACAGCCAGACTCGCCGAGACGGTTGCAATCCAAACCGAGATCTCATTCGTGACGCTCTACAAGGATCAGCCGACGCTGGGCGACATCGACTCCGAGCTACGCAGCCAGGGATTCATTCCGCACTGCTTCCCCGAGGTCAAGCTGTGGCCGATTTCGCCGTGCGTGGATCCCCGCCAGCCCATCAACCAGCTCCTGGAGGCCGACATCGTCTACGTGCGGGACTTCACCCACCCGGACTCGATGAGCGACGAACAACTTAAGCACCTGGCCCTGATCGCGCACTATTGCTATTGGTCGTTCGACCTGGCGCGGCGTTGTCTGACGCTGCTGGAGCACCGGAAAGCGGTGCCGGCCGGAACTGACCAACGCTATCGAAAACTGCTGATGGCCAACTGA
- a CDS encoding IS30 family transposase yields MTGQPQLLVVQRRYWDLIAAGWSSEDAGVAVGVSATCGSKWFRRFGGVNPRWSKPQGQRRPRLSADEREQIMIGTAHGESIRSMARRLGRAPSTIMREIAHNGVMRGHVGRYRARYRFGARRAGWDAKSGYSARIAQRRSEQRARRPKTGKLGRCEQLRAEVQALLVNKYSPEQIAGVLTATYPDRPEMQVSHETIYQALYVQGRGELRRELRTCLRTGRALRKPRRRARAGDGRGRIQGMVNISERPAEANDRAVPGHWEGDLIIGKDQASQIGTLVERSTGYVRLLHLPHTRSAEAVAEAMIAAVKDLPATLRRTVTWDQRHEMAHHARISIDTGIEVYFCDPHSPWQRGSNENTNGLLRQYFPKGTDLSVHDAEHLAYVADELNGRPRKRFNWDNPTNRLNKLLSTPTDTTVATKP; encoded by the coding sequence ATGACGGGTCAGCCTCAGTTGTTGGTGGTGCAGCGGCGGTATTGGGATTTGATCGCTGCGGGATGGTCCTCGGAGGATGCCGGGGTGGCGGTCGGCGTGTCGGCGACGTGCGGTAGCAAGTGGTTTCGCAGGTTTGGTGGTGTGAATCCACGATGGTCAAAGCCTCAAGGACAGCGACGGCCGCGGCTGTCGGCGGATGAGCGTGAACAGATCATGATCGGCACCGCGCACGGTGAGTCGATCCGTTCGATGGCGCGCCGGTTGGGCCGGGCGCCGTCGACGATCATGCGCGAGATTGCCCACAACGGTGTCATGCGAGGGCATGTGGGCCGTTATCGCGCCCGGTATCGGTTCGGGGCCCGCCGGGCCGGTTGGGACGCGAAGTCGGGCTACTCGGCGCGCATCGCTCAGCGGCGCAGCGAGCAACGGGCGCGTCGACCCAAGACCGGCAAGTTGGGCCGCTGTGAGCAATTGCGGGCCGAGGTGCAAGCGTTGTTGGTCAACAAGTACAGCCCCGAACAGATCGCCGGGGTATTGACCGCGACCTATCCTGACCGCCCGGAGATGCAGGTGTCCCACGAAACCATCTACCAGGCGCTTTACGTGCAAGGGCGCGGAGAACTGCGCCGGGAACTGAGGACATGCCTGCGCACCGGGCGCGCGTTGCGTAAACCGCGCCGACGGGCCCGCGCCGGTGACGGCCGCGGCCGTATCCAAGGCATGGTCAACATCAGTGAGCGGCCCGCCGAAGCTAACGACCGCGCCGTGCCAGGCCATTGGGAAGGAGACCTGATCATCGGCAAGGACCAGGCCTCTCAAATCGGCACGCTGGTTGAACGTTCCACCGGATATGTCCGACTGCTGCACCTACCCCATACCCGTAGCGCCGAGGCCGTCGCCGAGGCCATGATCGCCGCGGTCAAAGACCTGCCCGCCACCTTGCGCCGCACCGTGACCTGGGACCAACGCCACGAAATGGCCCACCACGCCCGCATCAGCATCGACACCGGCATCGAGGTTTACTTCTGCGATCCCCACTCACCCTGGCAGCGCGGTAGCAATGAGAACACCAACGGCCTACTACGGCAATACTTTCCAAAGGGCACCGACCTTTCGGTGCACGACGCCGAACACCTCGCCTACGTCGCCGACGAACTCAACGGACGACCCCGAAAACGCTTCAACTGGGACAACCCCACCAACCGCCTCAACAAGCTACTGTCCACCCCGACAGACACAACTGTTGCAACCAAACCTTGA